Part of the Bacteroides acidifaciens genome, CGTCTGCAACCACCGTTTCGGATATGCTCTGTATCTTGTCTTTTCTACTGACAAGATAGCTGCTATACCAATCAACGAGGTTTTTGCCTATATTATCCAAGGTCTTACAATCTGGCGTCTGAATGGAGCCTAGAGTCATGCATTCATGATGGTCGATGTCAATGACTCCAATGCCCATGATTTCCAATCCACGCTTATAATCCCCGGCACAACCTGACCAGAAGTAACCAATCCAAGGTGTCTTATGACCGGACTTGGGGATATAGGAAGGGTCAATGGCGATGGCTTTTCTTTTACCTATGAGATGCTTGCTGATGATAGAACCGTTGAACGCCCGCATCGACTGGCGAATGCTTCTTACCAAAATCACCCTTCGCTTCCATGCCATTCTCCAGAAACATCAGGTGGATACCAACGAGCATGACACTTGTGCCATCCTTGATGATACAACCTTTCAGAAAAGTGGCATTCGAATCGAAGGAGTCAGCAAGGTGTTCGACCATGTCACACATAATTTCATTTATGGAATGAAATGCCTGACACTGGCTCTCTCTGACGGGAAAAGCTGCTATCCCATAGACTTCTCCCTTCATCGTGAAAAAGGAAAGAAGAAGGATTACGGCTTGACCTTAAAACAGCGGAAGGAGCAGTTCAAAGAAAAGCGGAACGCAAAAAATCCGGACTATGCACGCAAGGCGGAATGTGATGAGAGCAAGCTCGAAATGGCCAGACGCATGCTTTGTCATGCCGTGGGGCATGGTATCAACTTCAAGTATGTGCTTGCTGACAGTTGGTTTACATGCGAATCGCTCATACAGGCAGTCCGCGAGCTATGCGGTGGTTCAGTGCACTATATTGGTTTGGCCAAGATGAACCCCAAGTTGCGTTATCAGACAAGCAAGTCCAAACGTCCCCAAAACATCCATGAACTGATTGTAAGGTATGAACGCACAGCTTCATGCTATTGCCGAAAGTACAAGTGCAAATACATTCAGCTTCATGCAAAACTGGGCGAACAGCCCATACGCATCTTCATCATCAAATACGGGCGAAGTACCCATTGGAAAGTGTTGCTTACTACAGATACCTCCATGAACTTCGTCAGAGCCTTTGAACTTTACGAAAGACGCTGGGGCATAGAGGTCATATTCAAGGAATGCCGTGGTTATCTTGGACTGGGGAAATGTCAGAGTCGGAACTACAACGCTCAGATTGCAGACACCACCTTGTGTTTCATGATGTATCAGATGCTCTCCTTGGCCAAACGCTTTTCAGAATATGAAACCCT contains:
- a CDS encoding transposase; the encoded protein is MIEPLNARIDWRMLLTKITLRFHAILQKHQVDTNEHDTCAILDDTTFQKSGIRIEGVSKVFDHVTHNFIYGMKCLTLALSDGKSCYPIDFSLHREKGKKKDYGLTLKQRKEQFKEKRNAKNPDYARKAECDESKLEMARRMLCHAVGHGINFKYVLADSWFTCESLIQAVRELCGGSVHYIGLAKMNPKLRYQTSKSKRPQNIHELIVRYERTASCYCRKYKCKYIQLHAKLGEQPIRIFIIKYGRSTHWKVLLTTDTSMNFVRAFELYERRWGIEVIFKECRGYLGLGKCQSRNYNAQIADTTLCFMMYQMLSLAKRFSEYETLGALFRSERDRLQVLTLWSRTLEEVRHLLEVLSREAGVDLLTCLSTVAARQTADFSTKVWAHFYAIRTIMPCPIWTKHFLGVR